From Woronichinia naegeliana WA131, the proteins below share one genomic window:
- the pheS gene encoding phenylalanine--tRNA ligase subunit alpha, whose amino-acid sequence MTTQLETDLHTLQQEAQTAIAATTDLNALEQLRIHYLGKKGQLSLILKAMGKLSAEERPRIGAIANEVKEAVQNQLEERKQNLQDAEIQAQLAAETLDVTMPGTYRPLGRIHPLNSTVDKVLDIFVGLGYTVATGPQVETDYYNFEALNIPADHPARDMQDTFFLGDGRLLRTHTSPVQIRYMESHEPPIRIVAPGRVYRRDTVDATHSAVFHQVELLAIDKGLKFTDLKGTIQEFVKQMFGEALPVRFRASYFPFTEPSAEVDVQWKGKWLEVMGCGMVDPNVMKSVGYDPEVYTGYAAGFGVERFAMVLHQIDDIRRLYNSDLRFLRQF is encoded by the coding sequence ATGACCACGCAGTTAGAGACGGATTTACACACCCTACAGCAAGAAGCCCAAACCGCGATCGCCGCTACAACCGATCTCAATGCCCTGGAACAACTACGCATTCATTATTTGGGTAAAAAGGGACAGCTATCCCTCATTCTCAAGGCCATGGGCAAATTAAGTGCGGAAGAACGCCCTCGGATTGGTGCGATCGCCAATGAAGTTAAAGAAGCCGTCCAAAATCAATTAGAGGAGCGCAAGCAAAATCTACAGGATGCGGAAATTCAAGCGCAGTTAGCGGCGGAAACCCTAGATGTAACGATGCCTGGCACCTATCGCCCCTTGGGACGCATTCACCCTCTCAACAGCACGGTAGATAAGGTTTTAGATATTTTTGTCGGTTTAGGTTATACCGTGGCCACGGGCCCACAAGTGGAAACCGATTATTACAATTTTGAAGCTCTCAATATTCCTGCCGATCATCCTGCCCGCGATATGCAGGACACTTTCTTTTTAGGAGATGGTCGTCTCTTGCGAACTCACACCTCTCCGGTGCAAATTCGTTATATGGAAAGCCACGAACCCCCGATTCGGATTGTTGCCCCTGGTCGGGTTTATCGTCGGGATACGGTGGATGCCACCCATTCTGCGGTTTTTCATCAAGTGGAGCTATTGGCGATCGACAAGGGGTTAAAGTTTACCGATCTGAAGGGAACTATTCAAGAATTTGTTAAACAAATGTTTGGGGAAGCCTTGCCTGTCCGTTTTCGTGCCAGTTATTTTCCTTTCACCGAACCTTCTGCGGAAGTCGATGTGCAATGGAAAGGCAAATGGTTAGAGGTGATGGGTTGTGGCATGGTTGATCCCAATGTGATGAAATCCGTCGGTTATGATCCCGAAGTTTATACGGGTTATGCCGCAGGATTTGGGGTCGAACGTTTTGCGATGGTGTTACATCAAATTGATGATATTCGCCGTTTGTATAACAGCGATCTGCGTTTTTTACGTCAGTTTTAA
- the glgA gene encoding glycogen synthase GlgA, with protein MYIVQIASECAPVIKAGGLGDVIYGLSRELENRGHCVEIILPMYDCMRYDQIWGLHDAYRDLMVPWDGGEVHCSVFCGWVHGRLCFFIQPHSEQNYFNRGHYYGALDDHMRFAFFSKAAIEFLHRSNKRPDIIHCHDWQTGLIPVLLFEIYQYHGMGTQRICYTIHNFKHQGIAGPNILWSTGLNNDAYYYEYDRLQDNFNPGAINFMKSGIVYANYVNTVSPHHAWEARFSEISCGLGHTLEVHQGKFGGILNGLDYEVWNPDKDLCIPVHYNSKTFEEKVKNKKALQERLLLQDSDKPLLCFIGRLDDQKGVHLLHHSIYYALAHGCQFVLLGSATDPKINSQFWHEKQHLNDNPDVHFELGFNEELSRLIYAGSDMIVVPSNYEPCGLTQMIGLRYGTVPVVRGVGGLVNTVFDWDYDQEHLPQERNGFVFYQADQQALESALGRAIDLYKNNPQEFRQLAIQGMEYDYSWKIPGEKYEGVYDFIRHK; from the coding sequence ATGTATATCGTTCAAATTGCCTCAGAATGCGCCCCAGTCATCAAAGCAGGAGGCTTGGGGGATGTCATTTATGGGCTAAGTCGGGAACTCGAAAATCGCGGCCACTGTGTCGAAATTATTCTTCCCATGTACGATTGTATGCGTTACGACCAAATTTGGGGTCTCCATGATGCCTATCGAGACTTAATGGTGCCTTGGGATGGCGGAGAGGTTCACTGTTCCGTCTTTTGCGGTTGGGTTCATGGCCGTCTTTGCTTCTTTATTCAACCCCATTCTGAACAAAATTATTTCAATCGTGGTCATTACTATGGCGCGTTAGATGACCATATGCGCTTTGCTTTTTTCAGTAAGGCAGCGATCGAATTTTTACACCGGAGTAATAAACGCCCTGATATTATCCATTGTCACGATTGGCAAACAGGACTGATCCCCGTTTTATTATTTGAAATTTATCAATATCATGGCATGGGAACTCAGCGAATCTGCTATACCATCCACAACTTTAAACATCAAGGTATTGCTGGCCCCAATATTCTCTGGTCAACGGGCTTAAATAATGATGCTTATTATTATGAATATGATCGCCTACAAGATAACTTTAATCCGGGGGCAATCAACTTTATGAAATCGGGCATTGTCTATGCCAATTATGTCAACACCGTTTCTCCTCACCATGCCTGGGAAGCTCGTTTTAGCGAGATTAGTTGCGGCTTAGGTCATACCCTAGAAGTTCATCAAGGCAAATTTGGTGGCATCCTCAACGGACTAGATTATGAAGTCTGGAATCCTGATAAGGATCTGTGTATCCCTGTCCACTATAATAGTAAAACTTTTGAAGAAAAAGTCAAAAACAAAAAAGCCTTACAAGAACGTCTATTACTCCAAGATTCTGATAAACCCCTCCTCTGTTTTATTGGCCGTTTAGATGATCAAAAAGGGGTTCATCTATTGCATCATTCTATTTACTATGCCCTAGCTCATGGCTGCCAATTTGTCCTGCTTGGCTCAGCCACCGATCCTAAAATAAATAGTCAATTCTGGCATGAAAAACAGCATTTAAACGATAACCCAGATGTTCATTTTGAGCTAGGTTTTAACGAAGAGTTATCACGCCTCATCTATGCGGGTTCCGATATGATTGTAGTTCCCAGTAACTATGAACCCTGTGGTTTAACCCAAATGATCGGACTGCGCTATGGTACAGTACCGGTGGTGCGTGGAGTCGGGGGTTTAGTTAATACGGTCTTTGATTGGGACTATGATCAGGAACATTTACCCCAAGAACGCAATGGTTTTGTCTTCTATCAAGCGGATCAACAAGCTCTCGAATCTGCCCTAGGGCGAGCTATTGATTTGTACAAAAATAATCCCCAGGAATTCCGTCAGTTAGCCATTCAAGGAATGGAATATGATTATTCATGGAAGATTCCAGGGGAAAAATATGAAGGAGTTTATGATTTTATTCGTCATAAATAG
- a CDS encoding ATP-dependent helicase, producing the protein MLEASVLTQKLNQLRDSLRPGQRPLADWSGGEMAVSAVPGAGKSHSLAVAAAIAIARHQLQAQRQLIIVTYTRSAAAAIKSKVRERLQELALPAIGFSVQTLHGLALQIANRHSEVSGLNLEQMTLITPNPGHRIIRDTVEQWIENYPIDYRELLTAGIFDGEETEKLRRQSVLRTEVLPSLTFTVVREAKSSGLLPQAIWELSNLSQRDGILAIAAGLYEQYQSLMQAKDWIDYDDMILAALRVLDQPDICHHWQQQIFGVFEDEAQDSSPLQEALITRLASNAYHPETPANLIRVGDPNQAINSTFTPADPLYFNWFCEQCDRQDQFATMDQAGRSNPTIIEAANFLLHWVNQNWQKPSSLSPHPPLSSSPPLPIPPPFRCQNIHPVASNDPQPNPPATGQGLELCQPEDIFHTVTLIRQRAIALLKANPDHNLAILVRENRQAQFLAQQLEDLFKNENIPVYEVGGSDRFSQIPKEILTLLKFIDRPHSPDFLKAALGILQEKNLIPAQDINRLAVYPEQFLYPSPLESPTSEAVNLARRYCCNLLRAKIELPHYQLMPFLGMTLNYDGSQLATLQKLSERIQQEINQQNSLKNTLIVLQEIVNSERFEGIEEDSDDLYTRPGQITIITMHKAKGLDWDYVFIPFLHQDIIPGQLWVPTAAKFLGDYTLAEVARAQIRTAIHYQHIHHKSISHLPDPLTAWETAKKLKEAEEYRLLYVAMTRAKRLLWLAAEQQAPFRWSIFQGDKNPKLEPKQPCPAWLALQQV; encoded by the coding sequence ATGTTGGAAGCCAGCGTCTTAACCCAAAAACTTAACCAACTGCGAGATTCTCTGCGGCCAGGTCAACGTCCTTTAGCCGATTGGTCTGGGGGAGAAATGGCCGTTTCAGCCGTACCAGGAGCCGGTAAATCCCATAGTCTGGCGGTGGCCGCCGCGATCGCCATTGCCCGTCATCAATTGCAAGCTCAACGCCAGTTAATCATTGTCACCTACACCCGTTCAGCCGCAGCGGCCATTAAAAGTAAAGTACGAGAACGTCTTCAGGAATTGGCCCTACCGGCCATCGGTTTTTCTGTCCAAACGTTACATGGTCTAGCTCTGCAAATTGCTAACCGTCATTCAGAAGTCTCCGGTCTGAATTTAGAGCAGATGACGTTAATTACTCCTAATCCAGGCCATCGCATTATTCGAGATACGGTAGAGCAATGGATAGAAAATTACCCGATTGATTATCGAGAGTTATTAACGGCTGGTATTTTTGATGGTGAAGAAACGGAAAAATTACGGCGACAATCGGTATTACGAACTGAAGTTTTGCCCAGTTTAACCTTTACCGTAGTACGAGAAGCAAAAAGTTCTGGTTTGTTGCCCCAGGCAATTTGGGAATTAAGTAATCTCTCCCAGAGAGATGGCATTTTAGCGATCGCGGCCGGTCTTTATGAACAATACCAAAGCTTAATGCAAGCTAAGGATTGGATTGATTACGATGATATGATTTTGGCGGCTTTGCGCGTTTTAGATCAGCCAGATATTTGTCACCATTGGCAACAACAAATTTTTGGTGTTTTTGAAGATGAAGCCCAGGATTCTAGCCCACTTCAAGAAGCTTTAATTACCCGTCTTGCCTCCAATGCCTATCATCCCGAAACACCGGCCAATTTAATTCGAGTGGGCGATCCCAATCAGGCGATTAATTCCACTTTTACCCCCGCCGATCCCCTTTACTTTAATTGGTTCTGTGAACAATGCGATCGCCAGGATCAGTTTGCCACCATGGATCAAGCGGGTCGCAGTAATCCCACCATTATCGAAGCCGCTAACTTTCTCCTCCATTGGGTCAATCAAAACTGGCAAAAACCCTCCTCCCTCTCTCCCCATCCCCCCCTCTCCTCGTCCCCCCCTCTCCCCATCCCCCCTCCTTTTCGCTGCCAAAATATTCATCCCGTGGCCAGCAACGATCCCCAACCCAATCCGCCCGCCACTGGCCAAGGCTTGGAATTATGTCAACCGGAAGATATTTTTCACACTGTCACCCTGATCCGACAAAGGGCGATCGCCTTATTAAAAGCTAATCCGGATCACAATCTAGCCATTTTAGTCCGAGAAAATCGTCAAGCTCAATTTTTAGCCCAACAGTTAGAAGACCTCTTTAAAAATGAAAATATTCCCGTTTATGAAGTGGGAGGCAGCGATCGCTTTTCCCAAATTCCCAAAGAAATCCTGACCCTCCTAAAATTTATTGACCGTCCCCATTCTCCCGACTTTTTGAAAGCAGCCCTGGGTATTTTGCAGGAAAAAAATCTCATTCCGGCCCAGGATATTAACCGTTTAGCCGTCTATCCCGAACAATTTCTTTATCCTAGTCCCCTGGAATCTCCCACATCAGAAGCGGTTAACCTAGCCCGTCGTTATTGCTGTAATTTATTACGGGCAAAAATTGAATTACCCCACTATCAATTAATGCCTTTTCTGGGTATGACCCTCAATTATGATGGTTCCCAATTAGCCACGCTCCAAAAACTGTCCGAACGCATTCAACAGGAAATTAATCAGCAAAATTCCTTAAAAAATACCCTGATTGTCCTCCAAGAAATTGTCAACTCGGAACGTTTTGAAGGCATCGAAGAAGATAGCGATGATCTCTACACCCGACCTGGGCAAATTACCATTATTACCATGCACAAAGCCAAGGGATTAGATTGGGATTATGTGTTTATTCCCTTTCTGCACCAAGATATCATTCCGGGTCAACTTTGGGTTCCCACCGCCGCCAAGTTTTTAGGCGACTATACCCTAGCAGAAGTAGCCCGCGCCCAAATTCGTACTGCCATTCACTATCAACATATTCATCACAAAAGTATTTCCCATTTGCCTGATCCTCTCACTGCCTGGGAAACAGCTAAAAAACTGAAAGAAGCGGAAGAATACCGTTTACTCTATGTGGCTATGACTAGGGCAAAACGACTGTTATGGTTAGCGGCCGAGCAACAGGCTCCCTTTCGTTGGAGTATTTTTCAAGGCGATAAAAATCCTAAGTTGGAACCTAAACAACCTTGTCCAGCTTGGCTTGCCCTTCAACAAGTATAA